In Erigeron canadensis isolate Cc75 chromosome 1, C_canadensis_v1, whole genome shotgun sequence, a single window of DNA contains:
- the LOC122585189 gene encoding apyrase 2-like, which produces MSKRKSLYSNNESVSDKIHRYRGAILVISIPLLLISFVLFLLPSSSQSPNDAVLNRKFSPNYVLQSDSTSNRYAVIFDAGSSGSRVHVFCFDKNLDLVHIGSDLELFEQLKPGLSAHATDPKEAADSLLPLLVKAEKVVPKDMRQSTPVKVGATAGLRQLGVDASERILQAVKDFLKVKSSLKSDDDWVTVLDGTQEGAYQWVTINYLLKRLGKKYSDTVGVVDLGGGSVQMAYAISAADAAKAPRITSGEDTYVKEMLLMGTKYYLYVHSYLKYGLLAARAEILGVAKDSDNPCILAGYNGVYSYGGIDYKASAPSSGSSMKKCREEALKALKVNEATCTHMKCTFGGVWNGGGGDGQKNLFVASFFFDRAAEAGFVDQHSHVAEVRPVDFQEAAQRACQMTIEDAKSAYPDVEASNLPYLCMDLVYQYTLLVDGFDLQPKQQITLVKKVEYQNSLVEAAWPLGSAIEAVSAAS; this is translated from the exons ATGTCTAAACGTAAATCACTATATAGCAACAACGAGTCGGTTTCCGATAAGATACATCGATACAGAGGGGCGATTTTAGTCATTTCAATTCCTTTACTGTTGATAtcctttgttttgtttttgttgccGTCTTCTTCTCAGTCTCCCAACGACGCCGTTTTGAATAGGAAGTTTTCGCCTAATTATGTGTTGCAGAGTGATTCGACTTCGAATAGGTATGCGGTTATTTTCGATGCCGGTAGTTCCGGAAGCCGAGTTCATGTGTTTTGTTTCGATAAGAATTTGGATCTCGTTCACATTGGTTCTGATCTTGAGCTCTTTGAACAG TTGAAACCAGGTTTGAGTGCACATGCAACTGACCCTAAAGAAGCAGCAGATTCTCTTCTGCCTCTTTTAGTGAAAGCAGAAAAGGTTGTTCCGAAAGATATGCGCCAAAGTACACCAGTTAAAGTCGGG GCAACTGCAGGTTTGAGACAGTTGGGAGTTGATGCATCTGAAAGAATTTTGCAAGCT GTGAAAGATTTTCTTAAAGTTAAGAGTAGCCTTAAGTCGGATGATGATTGGGTGACTGTTTTGGATGGAACTCAGGAAGGTGCTTATCAATGG GTGACCataaattatcttttaaaaagatTGGGCAAGAAGTATTCAGACACTGTTGGAGTAGTTGATCTAGGCGGTGGATCTGTACAAATGGCTTATGCTATTTCAGCAGCAGATGCTGCAAAGGCTCCAAGGATAACAAGCGGAGAAGATACATATGTGAAGGAAATGCTTCTCATGGGAACCAAATATTATCTTTATGTTCACAG TTACTTGAAATATGGTTTATTAGCAGCTCGAGCTGAGATTCTGGGAGTCGCAAAAGATTCTGACAATCCCTGTATTTTGGCTGGCTATAATG GGGTTTATTCATATGGGGGAATTGATTACAAAGCGTCAGCTCCTTCTTCTGGTTCAAGCATGAAAAAGTGCAGGGAAGAAGCCTTGAAGGCCCTCAAAGTTAATGAAGCAACTTGCACCCACATGAAGTGCACTTTTGGTGGGGTAtggaatggtggtggtggtgatggtcaAAAGAATCTATTTGTGGCCTCTTTCTTTTTTGATCGGGCTGCTGAG GCTGGTTTTGTTGATCAACATAGCCATGTCGCCGAAGTGCGCCCAGTAGATTTCCAGGAGGCTGCTCAACGTGCTTGTCAAATGACAATTGAGGATGCCAAATCTGCCTATCCTGATGTGGAGGCCAGCAACCTACCATACTTGTGCATGGATCTTGTGTATCAGTACACTTTACTAGTAGATGGCTTTG ATCTGCAACCTAAGCAACAGATTACACTCGTGAAAAAGGTTGAGTACCAGAATTCTTTGGTTGAAGCTGCTTGGCCGTTGGGCAGTGCAATTGAAGCAGTGTCAGCAGCCAGCTAA
- the LOC122586072 gene encoding aquaporin SIP1-2-like: MGLVKAAISDGVLTCLWVFCASFLGAATSAIAKAIGIQGMASLLLITVSLVFILLFIFGIAASALGGASFNPTATAAFYAVGLGGDSLISTAVRFPAQAAGAVGGAMASLEFMPLQYKHMLGGPSLKVDMHTGAMAEGVLTFTCTTFVLYIILRGPKSILMKNLLISISMVTLVCFGKGYTGPSMNPANAFGWAYVNNRHNTWEQLYVYWISPFLGAISAAWTFLFLFPPPPSKQKSA, translated from the exons ATGGGGTTAGTCAAGGCAGCGATCAGTGATGGTGTATTGACTTGTTTGTGGGTATTTTGTGCTTCATTTCTTGGTGCTGCTACTTCTGCAATCGCAAAGGCTATTGGCATCCAAGGGATGGCTTCACTACTCTTGATTACAGTCTCACTAGTCTTTatacttttgtttatatttggTATCGCTGCCAGTGCTTTAGGTGGTGCTAGTTTCAATCCTACTGCAACTGCTGCCTTTTATGCTGTTGGTCTAGGTGGTGATTCCCTTATCTCCACAGCAGTTCGTTTTCCTGCTCAG GCTGCTGGAGCAGTTGGTGGTGCAATGGCATCTCTAGAATTTATGCCACTGCAATACAAACACATGCTTGGAGGGCCGTCTCTAAAAGTCGATATGCATACCGGAGCAATGGCCGAGGGCGTGCTAACATTCACCTGCACCACTTTTGTCCTTTACATTATCCTAAGGGGCCCTAAGAGCATCCTAATGAAAAACTTGTTGATTTCCATATCAATGGTGACGCTTGTGTGTTTTGGTAAAGGCTATACGGGTCCTTCAATGAATCCTGCCAAT GCATTTGGATGGGCATACGTGAATAACCGGCACAATACATGGGAGCAACTTTACGTATACTGGATTTCTCCATTCCTAGGGGCGATTTCAGCAGCATGGACTTTCCTTTTCCTCTTTCCACCTCCTCCTTCTAAGCAGAAATCCGCCTAA